TTATGAACATAAGAGTAGTAGTGGCCGCTCTCAGATGACATCCCAGAGTGCATCACTACTGAAATGAGGGCATAGGGCACTGACTGAAATGGGTTCCCTTCTGACTTGTTGGTCTCATCTCCATCCGTTCTTGCCTTCGTTTCGTCTTCCTCATCCCTTTGCGATGGTTTAAGTTTCTTGGCCAGGTTCTCGCTGCTCTCGGGATATTCTACTTGCAGAGGAGAGGAGCTTGCAGAGGACTGTTGTGCAGATGAGGAAGAGGCATGAACAGGAAGTCTCAACACTTGCGGGATGGTGACATTGTCCAGAATCTTTCTGCGGACGTGGCACTTGGCATCATATGAGAATCGGAGCAGGGTTAGTATCAGGTACTCTGGTGCAGTCACCACTTTCATGTTTCTCTCTGCCCTCTGCAGGGAGAGACACTTCTCACAGAAATAGGCATTGTCCTCATCAAGGATCTCTGGAGCCAGGAAATAGTTCACCAGGTCAGGCACAGAGAGTGGAGGCTCACTTGTCACTTGATCATAATGGACGCCTTTAGTTAAAGAGCTGGCTGACGAAGTCTCGGGGGCTTCACTGCCACCGTTGACAGATCCCTGGCAGAGAACCTTTGGCTCTTCCGAGGGCCTCTGTGGTTTAGGGCTGTCCTGGGTGGAGGCAGACGGACAAAAGGCCAAAGAGAGATCTGTAAAAGGCTCTTCTTTTTCAGATATGCAGTTGCACTGCATGCAGCGAATGCCAGTAACGGACTTTCCCCCAAACATCTTTTCGATTAAAGTCCTTCCATCGTTTGCAGATTTTGCCTCTGCTTCATTGGAACAGCATTCCCCGTGTTCCTTGGAAGATGTCAGAGTTTTGGGGTCTTTGCTGTCCGCGTCAAATGACGGGGAAAAGTTTGGCTTAGCCGACTCCAGAACCCTGATAGTTTTCTCCTCTTCATGCAACCTTTAGGTCAGAAGACAGACAAGTTTCAAAAACGTAAACAACTCAAGTTAAGATCCCTTAAAAACTCACTATAACCCTATTAGAGGATGACTTTTTTCCCAGCTATGTACACAAAATTAATATAACTTTAAGTCATGCAGAAAGGTAGAATAATCCAGAGTATTTTTCTCTCAAATACCTGTCCAAAAGAAATCTGAGATACTCGGAACAGTCCTGCTGTGAGCCTGCATTAAACCAGGGAGGCCGAGACGCTTCCAAGAAGTTTTTGGGGGCATATGCTGCCCTCTACAGGATACAGACAAACACTACTGTCACTGAGTTGTAAAAATACTTGGTATTCTCCTTTAATCAGAGCAGCACCAACCTGCGTATGTGCAAGAAAGGCAAAGAGAAGCTGGAGCTTCTTCATGAGTGTGTTGGAGCAATTTAGCTGTAAGGATAAAACATGCCTCCTGAAACTGAGAAAAGAATCCCATCTTTAATTATCGGTTTTCTTGTACTGTGCATTGATTTAGCATGGGTGCATGTGACGACTGCTCACTCTGTGGCCATAAAAAGGATCTGGATGATGCTGTTCATGTAGCAAGTGTTCCCCAGGTTGATCAGGCCAGTCTTGCCTGTCTCAGACTTCCCAGGCTGCTTCAATAGACCAGAGGCAAATGAGTTGGACTGAGAAGTCCAGGCACTTTGATTCAACACCAACTTGATCTTCTCTTCTGTTGGTTTTGGCAAATCCTAGATAGAaaaaggggtaaaaaaaaaaaaaagaaaagagtaaaaaaataatttaaaaaacaacaactcaacaaaacatgaacacaaatcCAATGTCTTACCTTGATGGCTTCTATTATCTGGTCATAGAGGTCAGGAAAGCCCGAAAATTGGTACATCATGCAGTGAATGAGCTCAGTGAACTGCAGCAAGAAGACTTTACTGGTAGGAAGACCGTTTGTTTTTAAGGAGTGAACCAATTGCACTACATTTGGAACAACCTGTGGGCGACAAAGATgaaggcaaaacaaaaagaaaacattggatacattttttttttgcaaaagagATGAGAAATTACACCTAAAACTAATCTTGCACTCAAAAGCACAAAGTTTTTGCTCATTTGctcaacattttcaaaactaCTTGTGTTTTTGAGATTCGAAAGAAATTGGCTAACTTAGCGGTGCGCAGGGCAATAAAGTGCTCTGCACGTCATTAGCGAGAGTGGCTCAGAGCTTGGTGTCCTGGGAGAACAAGTATTTGCTGCTTCAAAGTAATTTAAGTCAGAAGAGATGAAAATGCGAAAGCCAATAAGGAGGTTATATCTATATGGGAGGGAAATGGACTGTGAGGAGGAAGGCAATCCCTTACCAAATGGAAAGCCTCAGGAGAGTGCTGGAAACTTAGCAGCATGTGGGAAAGGACGGCTAGGGCCCCCTGCCGAACAATAGGAAACCACAGTCGATTGAATACCTAcaagtgaaaaaaatcaaagtgggTTAATACATGTAAATCTGCAGCGGGAGTCTTGaaattattacaaaataaatcactttttataagccaacagaaaacaaacaataaataacacaaataaatcCAAACTTGCAATACAAACCAGTTCAATTTTTAGTAGAGTGACATCTATGAGAATCGTGAATTTCTGAACCGCAGCAAGTCCCTTCAACAGTGCGATGACCCAGATATCCACATGTTGGGCTAACGGCCATGACAGCCAGTCAATCATCCTAGGAACACATCGGGAATTCAGTCTGTTAATCGTGATCTCACAAGGCACTTGAAGGACTAGAAAGTTTTCCACTTTAGAGTGACTTGGCATGGAAAGTAACCTGCAGAGTGCTTTAGTCATGCTGGCATCTTTGACATTGGGGTCTGTGGTGAGACTCTTGATAAGCACTGTGATCATTTGTATGGGGATATGCTGGACGAGACAGGCCAATGCATTGGATGGGTCAAAGGAGGGATCTGGAACAAAtagaaacaagatttttttcaatgtatccttgcatgcttttatttttacagcactttgtgttctgcgtcctgattggctgtagacatTTTCAATCAATCCATCTCCTCTGTCTCCTGTAGAGAACAAGTTCAGCGAGCCACAATTACATACATGTTTGATcgtgagcagatctttgttttcattctatgaaagtggacttatttttctttgaaatgtttgaactttgagcTTAAACAACACAGAAAAGTCAATAAACTGTGTAGGCAGGGGTTTTTACAGCCTTCAAAAATCTGTAATCCCACTTCACAGATTCCACCTATTGTGGattaaccctaacccttttaATTAAAACTCCCAGATGCTCGTTACTGGGTGcatgaggaaaataaaatacCAGAGgtacatgtttaaaagaaaataacctctggtttgtcagaagattcataacccttcttgttaaagtaaaatatgtccaacacaagaggccgtcagctctcatctgtctccccagctgttggacaggaaaagttaaaaaaaataaaaaaaaaaaaataaaagaaaataaccaATGTTAAAGTCATAAACACAAGATTTATGGTGgaaactaggcctgcacaataaattgcaaatttatcgttcTCACGATAtgaagctgtgcaatacgcatttTGCAAAAGTTGGCGAAAAATTCAATAAATGCTTATTGCATTTCCTTAAATAGtctaaaacaattttatggcagcttgaagtatttaacgaatcaaataaatccctttatgcatttgaccaattggctGGACCCCTTTAcaatgttgaccaatcagattgaGCCATTTGATGTTAGATGCCTGCCTCTTTGTAgactagggtcatttggagtataatttaagttatgctgacttttatttaaattaaaatattgccTTAAAATGGAAATcgtgtatttagttgttttgccatttgttcttgtatcgcaagttatatcatcatcgcaatattgatcactaatattgcaaatcctcgtatcgtgcagccctggtgggaaataaaatcaaagtatCACAAGTGACTTTGTTCATTGAAAACCATACAAGACACATGTATGTTTGTATCAATAGAGACCTTCATTACCTGTGGAAGAAATGATAGCAAAAACCTCCTGTAGAGACGGCAACAGCGTCGCTCGATCCGTCTTCCAGATGTTTTGCAGCAGTGTGCTAACTTTAGTCACTTGTCCAACATACTCTCTTAGCTCATGTTCCTGGTTAGCATAGCAGTGGAAGTAACTAATGGTTCTAACCAGCTGCTGGCAAAACAAAACGGCAGACTTATCCTTTGGTACACACTGCATAAAGTCTGTGAGCAAAGTGCTCAGCTGGGAACACAGAAGAGGCTTGGGGTGTTCACACACCATCCTCAAGACCTCCACCTGGATCACACTAAAGATGTCCAGCACAGAGGGGCAGCTGATGAGCAGACGCAGGCAGCTGTGGATGTACTCAATGATGGTAGGGTCTCTGTGGTCCAGCTGCTCGTATCCCTGCTGAAGCAGACTGACTACAAAGTCTTTGCTAAAAAAATGCTCAAACTCCTGGCGGTGGTAGCGTGTGTATGCTTCGAGAACCTGGGAGCCGATCTGCTTCTGGAAAGCATCTTCACCGAGCAAGATGAGGCGGGTGGTGAGTGAAAACAAGGCCCGACACTGCTCCTCTGTCACCTCTCTCTCTGCCGCTTCCACCACCTTTTTCACAATGGCCCTTTTGACTGGAATGGAGTGGTCGGAGCTCACGAGGCCCTCTAAAATCTTGTCCATGATGTTGATCTGTAGAGATCATTGATAAAAAGTATGAATGGCAACAGAAAATATAGATCAACAGACAGTTTTCACAGAAAAGACTTTACTTATGATGAAAAGCACAGGTGTGGTTATAAAATAAGAGTCTTAACAGGCCTGGCAAAAACTTATTTCTAAGTTTGTAagttttttgaaaagttttttttgatgtaaaacagtttttaaaagctccttgcagaaaaaagaaacctaAATGTCATACACTGTTTGTGTCCCGTCTGTCATTGTTATTGAGGACCACACACAGTGGAACTATCAGTTGTAACAAACTCCTTCATTCCTCCAtgcaacaataaaaagacaacTGAACATTACATTTATGGAACcgtcatatttttatttatttagttactACACTAGTTTACTACACTAGAGTAGTTCTCAGATTGTTTGAGTTCTGGTCGTAAGAATTTTTTGTCTCCAATAATTGAAAGGAAGATTCATTATAATCAGATTCAGATAGTAAATGTCTCACATTTACGATGACGCCACAGCTTAAACTGCATGTCACGAATCTAATACTTAAATAAGAAGTTTCTTTCGAAGGATTTCCAAAACATATTCTATATGAAAGTATTGTATAGTCTTTGTTGATCTGAAATGCAACAAGGGCTGTTTGTagtaaagaaagagaaagtgAAACTGTAAGGTATTTGTGACTTTTCACGATCTTGAAGTACTGTATTTGTCTAGTTTTtagttataaataaataaataaataaataaatgacaatgTACCACCAAGGGGGGAGGACAAGAAGCAGACGTTGCCACCTTACATGTATAACTTTTTCTATGATGAGGACCAGACCCGGGCCAGATGATTATCCGATTAAACCTTTTCAATCTAAATGTCGGCATACTAAAAACGTATGAAACTGAAGTCTCccccaaaaacataaaactttacAATTTTTAGAATTTAAACCTCAGCCTTTGAAAAAACTGCAACAatataaaatgaatcaaaactGAAACTATGATCATGTTATCTAACTTAAAACAGGATTATATATGATGCATAaattattttatgcaaaaatacacacacacaaaatataaatagaTTTTGGAAATGTATGCTTTTTGTATAATGTTATATAAATTCCACCTGATTGACTTGTTAtgattttggtaaaataaaaaataataagaaagaTTTCCCATAATAGAAACAATGGCATTTGTGGCAGTGCTTTGATATAAAGAACTGTTAAGTTCTAGCAAAAAGGACAGTAATTATTAAGTGTTTaggaaatactttttattttttatttgattttagttAAATGATATTCCCACCAATGGATAGAAATATGGTAAGTTTAAAAACATAGCCTTTTAACAATTGCATTAAATATTTTACGACTACAGAGCTATTTAAGACTTACAATTATAAGATACTTCGCGCCAAAGAAGGGAAAAACTACATAAGATAGAATAGACGCTGTTACTGTTCTAATGTTGCTGTGTTGGTGGCTAACTTGCTAAGAGACGAACTCTAAATCTGAATACTTTGGTTCATACGACTATAAAGAGATACAGAATAGAGCTCTTGAAAATATTTGACGTAATATTAAAGTCACGTCTGTTGTTTCACAGAGACTCGAACTTTTTCCACCAAAACGAACAAAGCAACACGACACGGGCCCAACGTCAACGACTACCGTCAGGAGGTATCACCGACTAAGCGTAAACATCGACACATTATACCATTTCTGGGAGTTTGAAACTTGTGCTTACCTAAATAAATCATGTCAACAGACTCCACTCAAATTTAAACATGTACTGTAGATAGTAAAAACCATCTTTGAGAAGATAAAAACcgcattattttgtttttttcggaATCAGCTGATTAACCATCCACCAACGTCATTCTGACAGACTGCTATGCTTTGAGGACCCCATCGTGCAGCTACAACTTTGcctgtttttaaatgactttattttctttaaaacaaaaaaagcacttatCAACCAgtaatattttttagtttttttagtgaATATGTGTTGGTTGTcttaaatcaataaattataaaaacaataaaacaatgagCGAGTGTGTATTCTTTAAAACAATGTACTCACCGTTCATTTGTTGCAATCAAGTACTTCCACAAAACCTATCTACTTCTTAGGGTCTAATGAAAATTTAATTCAAATATTTAGTTTAATCAGAAAAACTATCACAGAGTTAATACTTAAATTATAGAATAAAtgaaagcaaaggaaaaaaataaacttacgTCATCCATCCACATTCCGCTTTTTTcatcttgtttatttattatatctATTATTTGACTTGAAGAAATAAAgacagataaaatacagggaaTTAAAAAGTAGCTGCTCTCAGAAACGAATGCTTTCTATTAAAACAGGCCTGCTATAAACCGTCTATACACTAAAGTGCTGAAATTTCCAGTAAACCAGAAGGCAACATTGACAGAAAATCTCGCGATAGATTACGTCTCCCGGCTGTCGCTGTGAGAGGCGCGGGTGCTAGCGAACGTGCTGCCTGACCAACCGGTGCGGCTTTCACTATCAGCAgcttgattttttattttatcccgATCAAGTTCGGTAATTCGTTGACGTCGCTTAGCTATCATAACACAGTACACATATTATTTGACGGTGGATTCGAGTAAAGGTGAGAATTGCATCAAAAATGTCCGAAAGTACTACCTGCGCCGAGCAGCGGGAAGAGAATACTGAACTTGAAGAAGAACAAGAAGCCGGGGGAGCAGAAGAGGTAAGACGGTTTTCGGTCGTTGTTGGTTCTAAAAGAAAGTTCGTGTTGCTTCAGACAGCTGGGTTTGGTACACATAAATAAAGCATTCCACCTCAAAGTgtgtaaaactttatttagcTGCTATTATGGTCTGTTTGACCTGGTTAGCCACAGCGGCTAACTAGCCAAAGCGGCGTCTTCCTCTAAGCTAACATCCCCTAGACTCGAGGAGAGCTACTAGAATAGCGCCGCTAATCCCCTACCGATCGTTACACTAGgagtttaaaatatatatacatttttttattattattatgttatttaaaataatgtagGTATTTGGTTTTAGGGGTCGATTTATAGATTTTATGAGGACAGTTAGCAAAGCGCCCATCACTGACTGTCCCATCCGTCCCTTTGTTTCAGAGTAGCTTACGCAGCAATGGCTGCAATAATCTACGGAAGAAAGCGATGCTGCTTCgcacttattttgttttttaaaaaacttttgtgtGTAGTTTAACCAAAGAAAAGGATGGTGCTACCGACGTATTATAAGTAGCGACTAATGACACCTGCATTATTAATAATTCGTTTCATATCCAAAACTCAATGATGCGAGAAATACAAATGTTTGACACAAAAAAGTCGTTTCAACATTAGTTTAATTTAACCTGATGACTTAAGCTTATTTAGCAGTGAGCTGTCATGAATCTTAGAAATAACGGTTACAAACGTCTTATTCGGGAACTTGGTCGGCTAGATGAGCCTGTGGCATCATCAAGCTTTTGggtttgtttcttatttttagaacaGCTTTTGTGACTACAACTTATCTATACTTATAgcatctggggggggggggttcagtgccactaaatgtttaattattattacttgtttccacccccacccacccccattttttaaatgacatttagaTCTAT
The sequence above is a segment of the Oryzias latipes chromosome 1, ASM223467v1 genome. Coding sequences within it:
- the usp38 gene encoding ubiquitin carboxyl-terminal hydrolase 38 isoform X2, producing the protein MDKILEGLVSSDHSIPVKRAIVKKVVEAAEREVTEEQCRALFSLTTRLILLGEDAFQKQIGSQVLEAYTRYHRQEFEHFFSKDFVVSLLQQGYEQLDHRDPTIIEYIHSCLRLLISCPSVLDIFSVIQVEVLRMVCEHPKPLLCSQLSTLLTDFMQCVPKDKSAVLFCQQLVRTISYFHCYANQEHELREYVGQVTKVSTLLQNIWKTDRATLLPSLQEVFAIISSTDPSFDPSNALACLVQHIPIQMITVLIKSLTTDPNVKDASMTKALCRMIDWLSWPLAQHVDIWVIALLKGLAAVQKFTILIDVTLLKIELVFNRLWFPIVRQGALAVLSHMLLSFQHSPEAFHLVVPNVVQLVHSLKTNGLPTSKVFLLQFTELIHCMMYQFSGFPDLYDQIIEAIKDLPKPTEEKIKLVLNQSAWTSQSNSFASGLLKQPGKSETGKTGLINLGNTCYMNSIIQILFMATDFRRHVLSLQLNCSNTLMKKLQLLFAFLAHTQRAAYAPKNFLEASRPPWFNAGSQQDCSEYLRFLLDRLHEEEKTIRVLESAKPNFSPSFDADSKDPKTLTSSKEHGECCSNEAEAKSANDGRTLIEKMFGGKSVTGIRCMQCNCISEKEEPFTDLSLAFCPSASTQDSPKPQRPSEEPKVLCQGSVNGGSEAPETSSASSLTKGVHYDQVTSEPPLSVPDLVNYFLAPEILDEDNAYFCEKCLSLQRAERNMKVVTAPEYLILTLLRFSYDAKCHVRRKILDNVTIPQVLRLPVHASSSSAQQSSASSSPLQVEYPESSENLAKKLKPSQRDEEDETKARTDGDETNKSEGNPFQSVPYALISVVMHSGMSSESGHYYSYVHNTNGDETQYQASPSPVKDSSESEEAASNLSICTAVPTPTKMDSSGQEAKSWLLFNDSRVTFTSFQSVQNITNRFPKDTAYVLMYRKQELAGPSLNEGQQANRMRISAEPPLHKELLDAIIKDNKLYLQEQELSARTQALQASSSSCSFRPNGSDDNNPPGSCGPSGGGGGGGGFNTVSRLVF
- the usp38 gene encoding ubiquitin carboxyl-terminal hydrolase 38 isoform X1, producing the protein MWMDDINIMDKILEGLVSSDHSIPVKRAIVKKVVEAAEREVTEEQCRALFSLTTRLILLGEDAFQKQIGSQVLEAYTRYHRQEFEHFFSKDFVVSLLQQGYEQLDHRDPTIIEYIHSCLRLLISCPSVLDIFSVIQVEVLRMVCEHPKPLLCSQLSTLLTDFMQCVPKDKSAVLFCQQLVRTISYFHCYANQEHELREYVGQVTKVSTLLQNIWKTDRATLLPSLQEVFAIISSTDPSFDPSNALACLVQHIPIQMITVLIKSLTTDPNVKDASMTKALCRMIDWLSWPLAQHVDIWVIALLKGLAAVQKFTILIDVTLLKIELVFNRLWFPIVRQGALAVLSHMLLSFQHSPEAFHLVVPNVVQLVHSLKTNGLPTSKVFLLQFTELIHCMMYQFSGFPDLYDQIIEAIKDLPKPTEEKIKLVLNQSAWTSQSNSFASGLLKQPGKSETGKTGLINLGNTCYMNSIIQILFMATDFRRHVLSLQLNCSNTLMKKLQLLFAFLAHTQRAAYAPKNFLEASRPPWFNAGSQQDCSEYLRFLLDRLHEEEKTIRVLESAKPNFSPSFDADSKDPKTLTSSKEHGECCSNEAEAKSANDGRTLIEKMFGGKSVTGIRCMQCNCISEKEEPFTDLSLAFCPSASTQDSPKPQRPSEEPKVLCQGSVNGGSEAPETSSASSLTKGVHYDQVTSEPPLSVPDLVNYFLAPEILDEDNAYFCEKCLSLQRAERNMKVVTAPEYLILTLLRFSYDAKCHVRRKILDNVTIPQVLRLPVHASSSSAQQSSASSSPLQVEYPESSENLAKKLKPSQRDEEDETKARTDGDETNKSEGNPFQSVPYALISVVMHSGMSSESGHYYSYVHNTNGDETQYQASPSPVKDSSESEEAASNLSICTAVPTPTKMDSSGQEAKSWLLFNDSRVTFTSFQSVQNITNRFPKDTAYVLMYRKQELAGPSLNEGQQANRMRISAEPPLHKELLDAIIKDNKLYLQEQELSARTQALQASSSSCSFRPNGSDDNNPPGSCGPSGGGGGGGGFNTVSRLVF